In one window of Blastopirellula marina DNA:
- a CDS encoding sulfatase-like hydrolase/transferase, whose product MIRRLIFAFISIAISITIASSIKAAETIRPNVLFIAMDDLNDWIGCMGGHPQTITPNLDRLAKSGVLFTNAHCAAPACNPSRISVFSGIAPNVSGVYANNQVLREVLPDVELLPKSFSKNGYRSTGSGKMLHYIIDAQSWDDYFPEPASEMPIPHTLYPDKRPVSLPRAGPWQYVETDWGALETTDQEFGGDFTVSQWVSEQLAQKHDNPFFLACGIYRPHEPWFVPAKYFEPFPLESILIPPGYKEDDLADLPPEGQRQGPNRYFAHIQKQGQWKHAIQSYLASIHFADAMLGRVLDALDNSEYADNTIVVLWSDHGWHLGEKQHWQKYTAWRVCTRIPLMIRVPKNCPGLPEGTSSGICNQPVNLVSLAPTLFDLCGLPPSKVHDGPSLTPLLKDVDGQWPHVSVTCLHNPGDYGLSDNRWRYIHYANGDEELYDIAADRYEWNNLAADPKYADKLAELRAKGPTSFASKPEPSIQSLNKLTWVTLGDDKAPPSRPDGSQFPVFFINQSEAPVKLYWVDRMGQPKFYEEIQPTKTARQATRPGAIWQITNLQDKPLGYFKVDDRSAQAIIPAH is encoded by the coding sequence ATGATCCGCCGCTTGATCTTCGCCTTCATTTCGATCGCCATATCGATCACCATTGCCTCGTCAATCAAAGCGGCGGAAACCATCAGGCCAAACGTTCTATTCATTGCCATGGACGACCTGAACGATTGGATCGGGTGCATGGGTGGACATCCGCAAACGATCACACCGAATCTCGATCGGCTGGCCAAGTCCGGCGTGCTGTTCACCAACGCTCACTGCGCGGCCCCGGCCTGCAACCCATCGCGAATCTCGGTCTTCTCAGGCATTGCACCGAATGTTTCCGGAGTGTATGCCAACAACCAGGTACTGCGCGAGGTCCTGCCGGACGTCGAGTTGCTCCCTAAAAGCTTCTCGAAAAACGGCTACCGCTCGACCGGTTCCGGCAAGATGTTGCACTACATCATCGATGCCCAGTCGTGGGACGATTACTTCCCCGAGCCGGCTTCTGAGATGCCCATTCCCCATACGCTTTACCCCGACAAGCGTCCCGTCAGCCTGCCGCGAGCCGGTCCTTGGCAGTACGTCGAGACCGACTGGGGCGCGCTTGAGACGACCGATCAAGAGTTCGGTGGCGACTTCACCGTCAGCCAATGGGTCTCGGAGCAGTTGGCCCAGAAACACGACAATCCTTTCTTCCTGGCGTGCGGCATCTATCGCCCGCATGAACCGTGGTTCGTACCGGCGAAATACTTCGAGCCCTTCCCGCTTGAGTCGATCCTGATCCCGCCGGGATACAAAGAAGACGACCTGGCCGACCTACCGCCTGAAGGACAACGCCAAGGCCCCAACCGCTACTTTGCCCACATCCAAAAGCAGGGCCAGTGGAAACACGCGATCCAGTCGTATCTCGCTTCCATTCACTTTGCCGATGCGATGCTCGGACGCGTGCTCGATGCCCTGGACAACAGCGAGTACGCCGACAACACGATCGTCGTACTTTGGTCCGATCATGGCTGGCACTTGGGGGAAAAACAGCACTGGCAGAAGTACACGGCCTGGCGTGTATGCACACGCATCCCTTTGATGATCCGCGTACCCAAGAACTGCCCTGGCCTGCCTGAGGGAACGTCATCAGGCATCTGCAACCAACCGGTCAACCTGGTAAGCCTCGCTCCAACGCTTTTCGACCTGTGCGGCCTGCCACCCAGCAAAGTGCACGACGGACCAAGTCTTACTCCGCTGCTAAAAGACGTCGACGGCCAGTGGCCTCACGTTTCGGTGACCTGCTTACACAACCCCGGCGATTACGGCCTGAGCGACAACCGCTGGCGATACATTCACTATGCCAACGGTGACGAAGAACTGTACGACATCGCAGCAGATCGCTATGAATGGAACAACCTGGCCGCCGATCCCAAGTACGCTGACAAACTAGCCGAGCTTCGTGCGAAAGGTCCCACCAGTTTCGCCAGTAAGCCTGAGCCAAGCATTCAGTCACTCAACAAACTGACGTGGGTTACCTTAGGGGACGACAAGGCTCCCCCTTCGCGGCCCGACGGTTCGCAATTCCCGGTCTTCTTCATCAACCAATCGGAAGCACCGGTCAAGCTGTATTGGGTTGACCGAATGGGACAGCCAAAGTTCTACGAGGAAATCCAACCTACCAAAACGGCTCGGCAAGCCACTCGCCCTGGTGCCATTTGGCAAATCACTAACCTGCAAGATAAGCCGCTAGGCTATTTCAAAGTCGATGATCGCTCGGCCCAGGCCATCATCCCGGCTCATTAG
- a CDS encoding anti-phage dCTP deaminase produces the protein MTSLQESGQHSELIIGLVNAVGTESQRVVELLRERLGLAGYEVKLIKISSDVIELLAPNSFEPESEYQRIKRLMGLGNDIRESSGDNSVLALGAATRINAYRIEKSGGNNNPLPKTVFIIDSLKRPEEVEQLRLIYPFGFILLAIHSEEDRRRTHLIDDLGMSENDAQSLIDRDGEESKVKHGQRLNDTFHLADFFVSAGREHGKLRSSIKRMVEIWFGNPFYTPTFDEFAMFMAFSAALRSADLSRQVGAVIARNQEILATGANDCPRPGGGLYWPDSSLHEKECWDEDRGRDYTREEGDSNRVEQLRIINQIVENSKAKSKESGLEIDEGLLRALLEESSIKNLTEYGRVVHAEMEALLSCARNSQSTVGTTMYATTFPCHNCAKHIVAAGLKRVVYVEPYAKSKALQFHDDSIILSSLDALEAGSKDSVKVHFEPFVGIGPRRFFDLFSMHLGSSYRLVRKDKNTGKREKWDIRTAKLRIQMNPDSYLDSELQACQVFGKLQASGNSLGEGQ, from the coding sequence ATGACAAGCCTCCAGGAATCTGGACAACACTCGGAACTAATCATTGGATTGGTTAACGCAGTTGGTACTGAATCGCAACGTGTAGTTGAGCTTCTTCGGGAGCGTCTTGGACTAGCCGGCTACGAAGTAAAGCTGATTAAGATATCGAGTGATGTCATTGAACTCCTCGCACCTAATAGTTTTGAGCCGGAATCCGAGTATCAACGAATCAAACGCTTGATGGGTTTGGGGAATGATATTCGAGAAAGTTCGGGTGATAATTCCGTGCTTGCTTTAGGGGCAGCAACGAGAATAAATGCGTATCGAATCGAGAAGTCTGGTGGCAATAATAATCCACTGCCCAAGACGGTTTTCATTATAGATTCGCTGAAGAGGCCCGAAGAAGTTGAGCAACTTCGATTGATCTACCCCTTTGGCTTTATTCTGCTCGCAATTCATTCTGAGGAAGATCGTAGGAGAACGCATCTAATCGACGATCTTGGAATGTCTGAGAATGACGCTCAAAGCCTAATTGATCGAGATGGCGAAGAGAGCAAGGTCAAACATGGTCAGCGATTGAACGATACATTCCATCTCGCAGATTTCTTTGTGAGCGCAGGACGTGAACATGGAAAACTCCGTTCTTCAATTAAGCGAATGGTGGAAATTTGGTTTGGAAACCCATTCTACACGCCAACATTCGACGAATTCGCGATGTTCATGGCCTTTTCGGCCGCGCTCAGGTCAGCAGATTTGTCTCGCCAAGTTGGAGCTGTTATTGCAAGAAATCAAGAGATTCTTGCGACCGGTGCGAATGATTGTCCACGCCCGGGGGGCGGTTTGTATTGGCCTGACTCAAGCCTGCACGAAAAGGAGTGTTGGGATGAAGATAGAGGGCGTGATTACACTCGAGAAGAGGGGGATTCAAATCGAGTGGAACAGCTTAGGATTATTAATCAAATTGTTGAGAATTCTAAAGCTAAAAGCAAAGAGTCCGGCTTGGAAATTGATGAAGGACTGTTGCGAGCCCTTCTTGAGGAAAGCTCTATAAAGAATCTTACGGAGTATGGGCGAGTTGTTCACGCTGAAATGGAAGCATTGCTTTCCTGCGCACGGAATAGTCAATCCACCGTTGGAACTACGATGTATGCAACAACATTTCCATGCCACAATTGTGCAAAGCACATAGTAGCAGCAGGTTTGAAGCGAGTTGTATATGTCGAGCCATACGCAAAGAGCAAGGCACTTCAATTTCACGATGACTCAATCATTCTTTCAAGTCTGGATGCGTTAGAAGCTGGAAGCAAAGACTCGGTTAAAGTGCACTTCGAGCCCTTCGTCGGAATTGGTCCGAGACGTTTTTTTGACCTTTTTTCTATGCATTTGGGGTCAAGTTATCGCCTTGTACGCAAAGATAAAAATACAGGAAAGCGCGAAAAATGGGATATTCGCACAGCTAAGCTCAGAATTCAAATGAATCCTGATTCATACTTGGACTCTGAGTTGCAAGCTTGCCAAGTATTTGGGAAATTACAAGCTTCAGGAAACTCGTTGGGAGAAGGCCAATGA
- a CDS encoding histidine triad nucleotide-binding protein: MSDKTIFKRIIDKEIPADIIYEDDQCLAFKDIAPKAPTHVLIIPKKEIATVDDLADEDAALIGHMWIVIRNLARDLGLEDGYRVIVNCKEAGGQEVPHLHYHLLGGRQMTWPPG; this comes from the coding sequence ATGTCGGACAAGACGATCTTTAAGCGAATCATCGATAAAGAAATCCCCGCGGACATTATCTACGAAGACGACCAATGCCTGGCCTTCAAAGACATCGCCCCCAAGGCCCCCACGCACGTGCTGATCATCCCCAAAAAGGAAATCGCCACGGTCGATGACCTCGCCGACGAAGACGCCGCACTGATTGGCCACATGTGGATCGTCATCCGCAACCTGGCCCGCGACCTGGGCCTGGAAGACGGCTACCGCGTGATCGTCAACTGCAAAGAAGCAGGCGGCCAGGAAGTACCGCATTTGCATTACCACCTGCTGGGTGGCCGGCAGATGACTTGGCCCCCGGGTTAG
- a CDS encoding arylsulfatase yields MSRTFFTWSVFVLGLACLMELPAVTDAAERAPNIVFILADDLGYSELGSYGQQKIKTPNLDQLAKDGMRLTDFYCGNAVCAPSRCVLLTGKHGGHAYIRDNGDPGQMLPETKALGAEYPGQNPIPDEEVTIAEMLKQKGYATAAIGKWGLGHFGTTGDPNKQGFDLFYGFNCQRHAHNHYPKYLWRNREKQVQPGNDRTLHGETYSQDQFRDVAIEFIEANADKPFFLYLPFAVPHLSIQVPNEDLKEYADMKEDDYEHHGYLKHPQPHAGYAAMITHMDRDIGAILDTIEKKGLTDNTVVMFSSDNGPTYDRLGGSDSDFFASANGFKGLKGSLYEGGIRVPLIVKWPGHVKPDTVSDRPAAFYDLMPTFAEIAGVKTPEGIDGISLLPTLLGKEQKQRDYLYWEFRAYGGQQAVRMGDWKAIRQNMMRPKVPGAGKLELYNLKSDPGESKDVAAEHPDIVAKAEAAMKEAHTTSELFRIPMLDGKK; encoded by the coding sequence ATGTCTCGCACATTTTTCACTTGGAGCGTGTTCGTACTGGGCCTTGCATGCCTGATGGAATTGCCTGCGGTTACGGATGCCGCTGAACGTGCTCCAAACATCGTCTTCATCCTGGCCGACGACCTCGGCTACTCCGAACTGGGCAGTTACGGTCAGCAAAAAATCAAGACGCCGAATTTGGACCAGCTGGCCAAGGACGGCATGCGACTGACCGACTTCTATTGCGGCAACGCGGTGTGTGCTCCTTCGCGATGCGTGCTGCTGACCGGCAAGCATGGCGGGCATGCTTACATTCGCGACAATGGTGACCCCGGTCAGATGCTTCCCGAAACGAAGGCGTTGGGGGCTGAGTACCCTGGTCAGAATCCGATCCCGGATGAAGAGGTCACGATTGCCGAGATGCTCAAGCAGAAGGGCTACGCGACAGCAGCAATCGGGAAGTGGGGCCTGGGGCACTTCGGCACCACCGGCGATCCAAACAAGCAAGGCTTTGACCTCTTCTATGGTTTTAATTGCCAACGCCACGCCCACAATCACTACCCCAAATACTTGTGGCGCAATCGTGAAAAGCAGGTGCAGCCTGGGAACGACCGCACACTGCATGGCGAGACTTACTCGCAAGACCAGTTCCGCGACGTGGCGATCGAGTTCATCGAAGCTAATGCCGACAAACCGTTCTTCCTTTATCTCCCGTTCGCCGTGCCGCATCTTTCGATTCAGGTTCCCAATGAAGACTTGAAAGAATATGCCGATATGAAGGAAGACGACTACGAGCACCATGGCTACCTGAAACATCCCCAGCCGCACGCAGGCTACGCCGCGATGATCACCCACATGGACCGCGACATCGGTGCGATCCTCGACACGATCGAAAAAAAGGGCCTGACCGACAACACGGTTGTCATGTTCAGTTCGGACAATGGGCCGACCTACGATCGACTGGGTGGCAGCGACTCGGACTTCTTCGCTTCTGCCAACGGCTTCAAGGGGCTGAAGGGAAGCTTGTACGAAGGGGGCATTCGCGTGCCGCTGATCGTGAAGTGGCCAGGGCACGTAAAGCCTGACACGGTGTCGGATCGCCCGGCAGCGTTTTATGACTTAATGCCAACCTTTGCTGAAATCGCTGGGGTAAAGACGCCTGAGGGAATCGACGGGATCAGCTTGCTTCCGACACTGCTGGGCAAAGAGCAGAAGCAGCGCGACTATCTCTACTGGGAGTTCCGTGCTTATGGTGGCCAGCAGGCCGTGCGTATGGGAGACTGGAAGGCGATTCGCCAAAACATGATGCGTCCTAAGGTCCCCGGAGCTGGCAAACTTGAGCTCTACAACCTGAAGAGCGACCCAGGTGAATCGAAGGATGTTGCCGCAGAGCATCCGGACATCGTCGCCAAAGCGGAAGCGGCCATGAAAGAGGCCCATACCACTTCGGAATTGTTCCGCATTCCGATGCTGGACGGTAAGAAGTAA
- a CDS encoding DUF4198 domain-containing protein, with translation MSTRCVTERQPKYLSGLATLLATFLVLFIGGCSNSSDVQPVSGTVTLDGQPLAGVMVRFTPQTGEKRTTSLGKTDEQGRYELRYTSQQQGALIGIHKVQVVNIDGLPEPGMPKAQKVPKQYDVQSELTAEVTPSENIFNFELTSKK, from the coding sequence ATGAGTACACGCTGCGTTACCGAGAGACAGCCGAAATACCTGTCTGGCCTGGCGACTCTCTTGGCAACTTTCCTCGTCCTGTTTATCGGCGGTTGCAGCAATAGCAGCGATGTTCAGCCAGTTAGCGGAACAGTCACGCTCGACGGTCAGCCACTGGCCGGAGTGATGGTTCGCTTCACGCCTCAGACCGGCGAAAAGCGAACGACCTCGCTGGGCAAGACCGACGAACAAGGCCGCTATGAACTACGGTATACGTCGCAGCAACAAGGGGCACTTATCGGCATCCACAAAGTGCAGGTGGTTAACATCGACGGACTACCGGAACCAGGCATGCCCAAAGCCCAAAAAGTCCCCAAGCAGTACGACGTCCAGTCAGAACTGACGGCCGAAGTGACTCCCAGCGAGAACATTTTCAACTTCGAACTCACCTCGAAGAAGTAA
- a CDS encoding DUF1559 domain-containing protein — MKRQRTGFTLVELLVVIAIIGVLIALLLPAVQQAREAARRMQCSNNLKQIGLAMHNYHDTFGGLPAGWIENGNDQLHAWGTLILPFIEQTALYDNMKPDFGKQDSAITDDKAGAILQAYRCPSSVLPERNADGLGTSNYNANHGAVWNGVTSNGDEADRNGALFTHNHSYKFRDITDGTSNTILVGEVEGDSRPDNNGFPVWAQIRGITNASGLNGNGNRNNAVYAYGHKDKPINFGLTANGCEAGECDESYQSRHPGGAMFVFADASTRFIPETIETGTLNPWQAGGPDGVWVMLNMRHDGKVIGEY; from the coding sequence ATGAAACGTCAACGAACTGGTTTTACGCTTGTCGAACTCTTAGTTGTGATCGCCATTATCGGCGTGCTGATAGCCCTGCTGTTGCCTGCGGTACAGCAGGCCCGCGAAGCCGCCCGGCGTATGCAGTGCAGCAACAACTTGAAGCAAATCGGCCTGGCCATGCACAATTACCACGATACGTTTGGTGGCTTGCCAGCCGGCTGGATAGAGAACGGCAACGACCAACTGCATGCCTGGGGAACTTTGATCCTACCGTTTATCGAACAGACCGCCCTGTACGACAACATGAAGCCCGACTTTGGCAAGCAAGATTCCGCAATTACCGATGACAAAGCCGGAGCGATCCTCCAAGCCTACCGCTGCCCTTCCTCGGTGCTGCCGGAACGCAATGCAGACGGACTAGGCACTTCCAATTACAATGCCAATCATGGTGCAGTTTGGAACGGCGTAACGAGCAATGGTGACGAGGCCGACCGCAACGGTGCCCTCTTCACGCACAACCATTCGTACAAGTTCCGCGACATCACCGATGGAACGAGCAACACCATTCTAGTCGGCGAAGTCGAAGGAGACTCGCGGCCTGATAACAATGGCTTCCCGGTTTGGGCCCAGATTCGGGGGATCACCAATGCCTCGGGGCTTAACGGAAATGGCAATCGCAATAACGCCGTTTACGCCTACGGCCATAAAGACAAGCCGATCAACTTCGGCCTTACGGCCAATGGTTGTGAAGCAGGCGAGTGCGACGAGAGCTACCAGAGCCGTCACCCAGGCGGTGCCATGTTCGTCTTCGCGGATGCCAGTACCCGCTTCATCCCTGAGACGATCGAAACCGGCACGCTTAACCCATGGCAAGCTGGCGGTCCCGACGGTGTTTGGGTCATGCTCAACATGCGGCACGATGGTAAGGTCATTGGCGAATACTAA
- a CDS encoding alpha/beta fold hydrolase produces the protein MKSILPVLLWGWFVLAIGCGPTADLSVPRFVPRPVVWLNNWQPAQLTESRSEAEELLQKGDALKAQGMYDAAEEMYVDACNADPDFAFPMYQLACNYELSGKHDEALEAFRQAMQRGFDDFPTALSDDELGKIRRRSDFQESLATIRTRYIIAASDHVGQPIAVRPETDKPPQGWPIILLLHGYGDSHLNYLDEAKLWAKQGLVAVVVPGSVPTHGDYYQWSDDSVEPTHQDLQAIVNSTLFDGVVDLNRVYLLGFSQGALHAMLVTEEHPDLYAGCVALSPGGSLISQLAWPSLDPKKGTARFVLIHGDEEPHAPLVKIWARECGKAKWMFESQTHPGGHHFPDDWEDRVPGIASFLQK, from the coding sequence ATGAAAAGCATCCTACCTGTGCTGCTATGGGGATGGTTCGTCCTTGCCATAGGTTGTGGTCCCACAGCTGATTTGTCGGTACCACGTTTCGTGCCGCGGCCGGTGGTTTGGCTGAATAACTGGCAGCCGGCGCAGCTGACCGAGTCGCGCAGCGAGGCTGAAGAGCTTCTGCAGAAGGGGGACGCGCTCAAGGCTCAGGGTATGTACGATGCGGCGGAAGAGATGTACGTCGACGCGTGCAATGCTGATCCCGACTTTGCCTTTCCGATGTATCAGCTGGCATGCAATTACGAACTGTCGGGCAAGCATGACGAAGCGCTTGAAGCGTTCCGGCAGGCAATGCAGCGTGGCTTCGACGACTTCCCCACCGCGCTCAGCGATGACGAACTTGGCAAGATTCGCCGCCGCAGTGATTTTCAAGAATCGCTGGCCACGATTCGCACTCGGTACATCATCGCGGCCTCCGACCATGTCGGCCAGCCAATCGCCGTTCGGCCGGAAACCGACAAGCCTCCGCAAGGCTGGCCGATCATTTTGCTTTTGCACGGATACGGCGATAGTCACCTGAACTACCTGGACGAAGCCAAGCTATGGGCCAAGCAGGGGCTTGTCGCCGTGGTGGTGCCAGGCAGTGTTCCTACGCATGGCGACTACTATCAGTGGTCGGACGACTCAGTCGAGCCAACACACCAAGACCTGCAGGCGATCGTGAACTCAACGCTGTTCGACGGCGTGGTCGATTTGAATCGCGTCTACTTGCTCGGTTTCTCGCAAGGAGCGCTACATGCCATGTTGGTGACCGAGGAACATCCCGACTTGTACGCGGGCTGCGTGGCGCTTTCCCCGGGTGGTAGTCTAATCAGTCAACTAGCCTGGCCTTCACTCGATCCGAAGAAGGGAACGGCGCGGTTTGTCCTCATTCACGGCGACGAAGAGCCGCATGCCCCTTTGGTGAAGATCTGGGCTCGCGAGTGCGGTAAGGCGAAGTGGATGTTCGAGAGTCAGACCCATCCCGGCGGCCATCACTTCCCCGACGACTGGGAAGACCGTGTGCCAGGAATTGCGAGTTTCTTGCAGAAGTAA
- a CDS encoding sulfatase-like hydrolase/transferase, producing MFARPLRCLLMMVAFSASNAAAACYAADQPDKHPNVLLICVDDLRPELKCYGADHILSPSIDRLAESGVIFDRCYVQVAVCNPSRASTFTGLRPDKLGCWTLPFHFRETLPEAVTLPQYFRQHGYTCEGMGKIFHNPWQDPRSWSRPHRWPDAELTNYSPEQKAFRNKVAQTIAEDDWRYNNLRGVIANAPDIADVEHHDGELTVMAIERLKELSHSQQPFLLAVGYTQPHLPWCPPKRYWDKYNRDSLPLAINPYPPKNSPEVAVGTNYEMTHYADAIHVPKPHVGSVSEAEARRFRHAYFASVSFIDAQVGLLLDALDQQKLTDNTIVVLWSDHGWKLGEHNGWGKMTNLEIDTRIPMIIRSPQAQANGQRTNRIVESLDIFPTLCDLTGLPVPEFLDGQSAAHLLDDPAAPHTGVAYSQYIWRPLIGNGIRTDRWHYIEWRGMDDATIKHQELYDHASDPQENVNIFGQHPKVEADLQARVQKVLIPHKIVLRPQIHSQRNGPRKNLTLDNRYDGTVRVTWIDVSGQRRNTFDLMPGEKRPFGTFVGHVFSIESLDGRYHELLTITPDSETVRLGDHAMAPDK from the coding sequence ATGTTTGCTCGTCCACTTCGATGCCTGCTGATGATGGTCGCGTTTAGTGCGTCCAACGCAGCGGCGGCGTGTTACGCAGCCGACCAGCCCGACAAGCACCCTAACGTGCTTTTGATCTGCGTTGACGATCTTCGCCCAGAATTGAAGTGTTACGGGGCAGACCACATCCTTTCCCCCAGCATCGATCGTTTGGCGGAAAGTGGTGTGATTTTCGATCGTTGTTACGTCCAGGTAGCCGTCTGCAATCCATCGCGGGCCAGTACGTTCACCGGCCTGCGACCAGACAAGCTAGGCTGCTGGACGCTGCCGTTTCACTTTCGCGAAACGCTGCCTGAAGCCGTAACACTACCGCAATACTTTCGTCAGCATGGTTACACATGCGAAGGTATGGGCAAGATCTTCCACAACCCCTGGCAAGACCCGCGTTCGTGGAGTCGCCCTCACCGCTGGCCCGACGCCGAGCTGACGAACTATTCACCAGAGCAGAAAGCATTTCGCAATAAGGTTGCCCAGACCATCGCAGAAGACGACTGGCGCTACAATAACTTGCGAGGCGTGATCGCTAACGCTCCTGATATTGCCGACGTCGAACACCACGACGGCGAGCTGACCGTCATGGCCATCGAACGCTTGAAAGAGCTTTCTCATAGCCAGCAGCCGTTCCTGTTAGCCGTGGGCTATACGCAGCCTCACTTGCCGTGGTGCCCGCCCAAACGCTACTGGGATAAGTACAATCGCGACTCGCTTCCCTTGGCTATCAATCCTTATCCACCGAAGAATTCGCCCGAGGTTGCCGTCGGAACAAATTACGAGATGACTCACTATGCCGACGCCATCCACGTTCCTAAGCCACATGTAGGAAGCGTGAGTGAGGCAGAAGCTCGCCGGTTTCGCCATGCGTACTTCGCCAGCGTTTCGTTCATCGATGCCCAGGTAGGTCTGCTGCTGGATGCCCTCGACCAGCAGAAGCTGACCGACAACACGATCGTCGTTCTGTGGAGCGATCACGGTTGGAAGCTGGGAGAACACAACGGCTGGGGAAAGATGACCAACCTGGAGATCGACACGCGGATCCCGATGATCATTCGCTCCCCGCAAGCTCAGGCCAACGGTCAACGAACCAATCGCATTGTCGAATCGCTCGACATCTTCCCCACGCTGTGCGACCTGACCGGACTTCCGGTTCCTGAGTTCCTCGACGGCCAGAGCGCTGCCCATTTGCTCGATGATCCGGCCGCGCCGCACACCGGCGTCGCCTATAGCCAATACATCTGGCGACCACTGATCGGCAACGGCATCCGCACCGATCGTTGGCACTACATCGAGTGGCGCGGCATGGACGACGCCACCATCAAGCACCAAGAGCTTTACGATCACGCCAGCGATCCCCAGGAAAACGTTAACATTTTCGGCCAGCATCCCAAGGTCGAAGCCGACCTGCAGGCCCGCGTGCAAAAGGTACTCATTCCGCACAAGATCGTTCTGCGTCCTCAGATTCACTCGCAAAGGAATGGCCCGCGTAAGAACCTAACGCTCGACAATCGCTACGACGGCACGGTCCGCGTTACCTGGATTGATGTGTCAGGCCAACGACGTAATACGTTCGATCTTATGCCCGGTGAGAAACGTCCGTTCGGCACGTTCGTCGGGCACGTCTTCTCGATCGAAAGCCTGGATGGGCGTTATCATGAACTTCTTACGATCACGCCCGACAGCGAAACCGTTCGCCTGGGAGATCACGCGATGGCTCCCGACAAGTAA
- a CDS encoding DUF1559 domain-containing protein, producing the protein MHKKSGFTLVELLVVIAIIGVLIALLLPAVQQAREAARRIQCTNQQKQLGLAMHNYHDTFGSFPPGAVWLGTGTTAPESGRDGNWGATWALMILPFIEQDNLHAQYNFGVIARNGNATTGNNQVTRQTPDAFKCPSFPSVSGRLTQDFDGFAKVNYAVSLGAGRQLRRADFNNNTRKGPFSIVEQWGANFRDMTDGTSNSILLSEIFYVSSGGDDRGAWGWTTGATFNGRNGSNILTPNDSQQYDSSHYSFNSTTQTIYGMNSNPDTQDGCVAARSFHPGGVIMCMGDASCQFVAETIDETIYTNALAIADGNPTQLP; encoded by the coding sequence ATGCACAAGAAATCTGGCTTTACGCTTGTGGAGCTTTTAGTGGTGATCGCCATTATCGGTGTGTTGATCGCCTTGTTGTTGCCAGCGGTGCAACAAGCACGTGAAGCAGCTCGACGTATTCAGTGCACCAACCAACAAAAGCAGTTGGGGCTGGCGATGCACAACTATCACGACACGTTCGGCAGCTTCCCACCAGGGGCCGTTTGGTTGGGGACCGGCACTACCGCACCTGAAAGCGGTCGTGACGGCAACTGGGGTGCGACCTGGGCATTGATGATCTTGCCGTTTATCGAGCAAGACAATCTGCATGCTCAGTACAACTTTGGTGTGATCGCCCGCAACGGTAATGCAACCACCGGCAACAACCAGGTCACTCGCCAAACTCCCGACGCGTTCAAATGCCCTAGCTTTCCATCGGTCAGCGGTCGACTGACGCAAGACTTCGACGGTTTCGCCAAGGTGAACTACGCCGTGAGCCTGGGTGCTGGTCGTCAGTTGCGACGTGCCGACTTCAACAATAACACGCGTAAGGGTCCATTCAGCATTGTCGAACAGTGGGGTGCCAACTTCCGTGACATGACCGACGGTACCTCGAACTCGATCCTCCTGAGCGAAATCTTCTACGTGAGCTCGGGCGGTGACGACCGCGGTGCTTGGGGCTGGACGACTGGAGCGACCTTCAATGGTCGTAACGGCTCGAACATCCTGACACCAAACGACAGCCAGCAGTACGACTCGTCGCACTACTCGTTCAACTCGACCACGCAGACCATCTACGGCATGAACAGCAATCCTGACACGCAGGACGGTTGTGTCGCCGCTCGTAGCTTCCACCCAGGCGGCGTGATCATGTGCATGGGCGACGCCAGTTGCCAATTCGTGGCCGAAACCATTGACGAAACCATTTACACCAATGCCCTGGCGATTGCCGATGGCAACCCAACTCAACTTCCGTAG